A single genomic interval of Romboutsia ilealis harbors:
- a CDS encoding lysophospholipid acyltransferase family protein — protein MSFYKFVTKAFKCFVNIFYKYKVIGAENIPDEGNIIIAANHKSNLDPIFLAAAIENREVAAIAKKELFKIKPLAYILKKLNVIPINREKPDISTIKNILKAIKDGYVLGIFPEGTRIKEPGFGKAKAGLSMFAIKGKAQVVPISIISNYKLFNRVTVYIDKPISFEEYYKQKLTSEENERLSQNVLEVIKENYYIHSK, from the coding sequence GTGAGTTTTTATAAATTTGTAACAAAAGCTTTTAAATGTTTTGTGAATATATTTTACAAATATAAGGTTATAGGTGCAGAAAATATACCTGATGAAGGTAATATAATAATTGCTGCAAATCACAAATCTAATCTAGATCCTATATTTTTAGCAGCAGCAATAGAAAATAGAGAAGTTGCAGCTATTGCAAAAAAAGAACTTTTTAAGATAAAACCATTAGCATATATTTTAAAAAAATTAAATGTTATTCCTATAAATAGAGAAAAACCAGATATATCAACTATAAAAAATATTCTAAAGGCTATAAAAGATGGATATGTATTAGGTATATTTCCTGAAGGAACAAGAATTAAAGAGCCTGGATTTGGTAAAGCTAAAGCTGGACTTTCTATGTTTGCAATAAAAGGAAAAGCACAAGTTGTACCTATATCTATAATATCTAATTATAAGTTATTTAATAGAGTAACTGTATATATAGATAAACCAATTTCATTTGAAGAATATTATAAACAAAAGCTTACTTCAGAGGAAAATGAAAGATTATCACAGAATGTATTAGAAGTAATAAAAGAAAATTACTATATACACTCTAAATAA